One genomic segment of Candidatus Polarisedimenticolia bacterium includes these proteins:
- a CDS encoding threonine/serine dehydratase, protein MTLPTSAQAEEARTQVSKHLHRTPILRSRTLSDLTGHSVYLKLENLQKTGSFKPRGALSAMAALRPEETRRGVVTISAGNHAQGVAFAAQRLGVPATVVMPESASRTKAEAARGYGAEVILHGDVAAAFEKVHELERERGLRFVHPFDDPRIVAGQATLGMEILEDRPDVEVVLAGIGGGGLISGVAWAVKEGKPAIRVIGIEPEGADTMFRSRIEGKPARIARTDTIADGLAAPFAGELNFHLVQRYVDDLVRVKDAEILAAMRLLFERCKVVAEPAGAAALGSLIAGRIELPAGSVVCCVVSGGNIGAEQFASYFSA, encoded by the coding sequence ATGACTTTGCCCACGAGCGCGCAGGCGGAAGAGGCGCGCACGCAGGTGTCGAAGCACCTGCACCGGACCCCGATCCTCCGCTCGCGAACCTTGAGCGATCTCACCGGACACTCGGTCTATCTCAAGCTGGAGAATCTGCAGAAGACCGGATCGTTCAAGCCGCGCGGCGCGCTCAGCGCCATGGCGGCGCTCCGGCCGGAGGAAACCCGCCGCGGCGTCGTCACCATCTCGGCGGGAAACCACGCCCAGGGTGTGGCTTTCGCGGCGCAGAGGCTGGGAGTTCCGGCGACCGTAGTGATGCCGGAGTCTGCCTCGCGCACCAAGGCCGAGGCGGCCCGCGGCTACGGCGCCGAGGTGATCCTCCATGGCGACGTGGCGGCCGCCTTCGAGAAGGTCCATGAGCTCGAGCGCGAGCGCGGCCTGCGCTTCGTGCACCCCTTCGACGATCCCCGCATCGTGGCGGGACAGGCGACGCTCGGCATGGAGATCCTGGAGGATCGGCCCGACGTCGAGGTCGTGCTGGCAGGGATCGGCGGCGGCGGGCTGATCTCCGGCGTCGCCTGGGCGGTCAAGGAAGGGAAACCCGCGATCCGCGTCATCGGCATCGAGCCGGAAGGAGCGGACACCATGTTCCGCAGCCGCATTGAAGGGAAGCCGGCGCGCATCGCGCGCACCGACACCATTGCCGACGGCTTGGCGGCGCCATTCGCCGGCGAGCTGAACTTCCACCTGGTGCAACGCTACGTCGATGATCTGGTGCGGGTGAAGGATGCGGAGATCCTGGCGGCGATGCGGCTGCTCTTCGAGCGCTGCAAGGTCGTCGCCGAGCCGGCCGGGGCTGCCGCGCTGGGATCGCTCATCGCGGGGCGGATCGAGCTGCCCGCCGGATCCGTCGTCTGCTGCGTGGTGAGCGGCGGAAACATCGGGGCGGAGCAGTTCGCCAGCTATTTTTCGGCCTGA
- a CDS encoding peptidoglycan-binding domain-containing protein, translating into MKWTRIGGWVSVAMVLMVAVGGSALAAGDSPFFTSEANVSWAQGVLVGDGYLDQGSFERGSLDHATRNALKQYQSDHALNVHGALDEETFQSLTSHETSYPWGGAPEAAPIAVAVPAENEPTHAVEVAEAPEVPEPAPAPSPMVEPPQEKEAPAEEAAPAMPATGSNLLLLALSGLALLGTGTLLLRRSV; encoded by the coding sequence ATGAAATGGACGCGTATTGGCGGATGGGTCTCTGTGGCGATGGTATTGATGGTGGCTGTGGGCGGGAGCGCCCTGGCGGCCGGGGACAGCCCGTTCTTCACGAGTGAAGCGAATGTTTCCTGGGCCCAGGGGGTCCTGGTGGGAGACGGCTATCTGGATCAAGGCTCCTTCGAGCGGGGATCTCTCGACCATGCGACCCGCAACGCCCTCAAGCAGTACCAGTCGGATCATGCTCTGAATGTTCACGGCGCTCTGGACGAGGAGACTTTCCAAAGCCTGACAAGCCACGAGACGAGCTATCCGTGGGGTGGTGCGCCGGAGGCGGCTCCGATCGCGGTGGCGGTGCCGGCAGAGAATGAGCCCACCCATGCGGTGGAAGTTGCGGAGGCGCCGGAAGTACCGGAGCCCGCCCCCGCTCCCTCTCCGATGGTCGAACCGCCCCAGGAAAAAGAGGCCCCTGCCGAGGAAGCTGCTCCAGCGATGCCCGCCACGGGAAGCAACCTGCTTCTGCTGGCACTGTCGGGCCTCGCCCTGCTGGGCACGGGGACCCTGCTTCTCAGGCGGTCCGTCTAG
- a CDS encoding sortase has translation MQRSDARALAGALLVLTGAAALAAALGGYLEAPLWRAVHAEEVLPPEAGPPDPVSLKAEAGEPVARLRIPRIGLDVAVIEGTRPKDLLKAPGHLVGTGLPGEPRNCILAGHR, from the coding sequence GTGCAACGTTCCGACGCCCGCGCTCTCGCGGGCGCATTGCTCGTTCTGACGGGCGCCGCCGCGCTGGCGGCGGCGCTCGGCGGCTATCTCGAGGCGCCTCTCTGGCGGGCGGTGCATGCCGAAGAGGTCCTTCCACCCGAGGCCGGTCCTCCCGATCCCGTCTCCCTCAAAGCCGAGGCGGGGGAGCCTGTTGCCAGGCTCCGCATCCCGCGGATCGGGCTTGACGTCGCGGTCATCGAAGGGACGCGCCCCAAAGATCTTCTCAAGGCTCCCGGCCATCTGGTGGGCACGGGCCTCCCGGGAGAGCCGCGCAATTGCATCCTCGCCGGGCACCGCG